A window from Candidatus Rokuibacteriota bacterium encodes these proteins:
- a CDS encoding thiamine pyrophosphate-dependent dehydrogenase E1 component subunit alpha: MTTQAREPRMELEQHLHMYRQMAKIRAFEEQVNELYKSAKMPGLAHLYVGEEAVAVGVCEALHRDDFITSTHRGHGHCLAKGASVNRMFAELLGKEPGYCRGKGGSMHIADPETGNLGANAIVGGSAGIATGAALSAKMRGSGQVAVCFFGDGALGQGLLYEVMNMAALWKLPVIYVCENNLYGEYTPCGDTVAGEILARARAFGIHAESVDGQDVQLVHATMRRLVDRARRGEGPAFLECKTYRYYGHHVGDVNREYRTREEEREWMTGRDPLQTLASRLTEQGLADASVFERIQTDVKTEIDSGVQYALAAPYPDPSEVDEDVYA; this comes from the coding sequence ATGACGACCCAGGCGCGCGAGCCGCGGATGGAGCTGGAGCAGCACCTCCACATGTACCGCCAGATGGCGAAGATCCGCGCCTTCGAGGAGCAGGTGAACGAGCTGTACAAGAGCGCGAAGATGCCGGGCCTGGCCCACCTCTACGTCGGGGAGGAGGCCGTGGCCGTCGGCGTCTGCGAGGCCCTCCATCGCGACGACTTCATCACGAGCACCCATCGCGGGCACGGCCACTGCCTGGCCAAGGGGGCGTCGGTCAACCGGATGTTCGCGGAGCTGCTCGGCAAGGAGCCGGGCTACTGCCGCGGCAAGGGCGGGTCGATGCACATCGCCGATCCCGAGACGGGCAACCTCGGCGCCAACGCCATCGTGGGCGGCTCCGCCGGCATCGCCACCGGCGCCGCGCTCTCGGCCAAGATGCGGGGCAGCGGCCAGGTTGCGGTGTGCTTCTTCGGCGACGGCGCGCTGGGCCAGGGCCTGCTCTACGAGGTGATGAACATGGCGGCGCTCTGGAAGCTGCCCGTCATCTACGTCTGCGAGAACAACCTGTACGGCGAGTACACGCCCTGCGGCGACACCGTCGCCGGCGAGATTCTGGCGCGCGCCCGGGCCTTCGGGATCCACGCCGAGAGCGTCGACGGCCAGGACGTGCAGCTCGTCCACGCGACGATGCGCCGGCTCGTCGACCGCGCGCGCCGTGGCGAGGGGCCGGCCTTCCTCGAGTGCAAGACCTACCGCTACTACGGCCACCACGTCGGCGACGTCAACCGCGAGTACCGCACGCGCGAGGAAGAGCGGGAGTGGATGACCGGGCGCGATCCGCTCCAGACCTTGGCCTCACGGCTCACGGAGCAGGGGCTCGCCGATGCGAGCGTCTTCGAGCGGATCCAAACCGACGTGAAGACGGAAATCGACAGCGGCGTGCAGTACGCGCTGGCCGCGCCGTACCCCGATCCGAGCGAGGTGGACGAG
- a CDS encoding zf-TFIIB domain-containing protein has product MSSDQEEEYFARQEFERKKRLAEERERTLKTEERTRLKERHWMRCPKCGMELLEIAHRGIKMDKCTSCAGVWLDAGELEQVAGAEAGFLGGFLKVFKG; this is encoded by the coding sequence ATGTCGAGCGATCAGGAAGAAGAGTATTTTGCCCGCCAGGAGTTCGAGCGGAAGAAACGGCTTGCTGAAGAGCGAGAGCGGACGCTCAAAACGGAAGAGCGCACCCGTCTCAAGGAGCGTCACTGGATGCGCTGCCCCAAGTGCGGGATGGAGCTGCTGGAGATTGCGCATCGGGGGATCAAGATGGACAAGTGCACGAGTTGCGCCGGAGTCTGGCTGGACGCCGGAGAGCTGGAGCAGGTGGCTGGGGCCGAGGCGGGCTTTCTTGGTGGCTTCCTCAAAGTGTTCAAAGGGTGA